CGTGCAGTATCAACAGGCTCGTTGCCACCAAGCACTTCTTCACTGACATCAAATGCACGAGCCAGCCGTTTCGCGGTAGTCGAGCGCACAGTCACGCTCGCCGCCGAGGACTCAATACGCGCAATTTGACGAGCTGAGACTTTGGACTCAGCAGCGAGTTTTTGCCGAGACCACTCTTTCACATCCCGCCGCAGTTCTTTCAATCTTTCTGGTTTGATTTTCATAAGTTCCTCCTTGAATAGAGTTGACTTGATTCCAAATGAGTCCTGACTTTAGCACAAAATAAAATGACATAAATGGATATTTTCATATTTTTCTATTGGTATAGTGTGACATTATAGAGAAGAGAATGACATAAGCAAAAAAATATGATAATCCACGGCAGTACCGCGGATTTTACAGAGAAATCCACAGTAGTACCGTGGATTTCTGACAATCTGTGCTATTCTCACAAATATGAAACTGAAACGAAGCGTTGATTTACCAGGGCTGCTGGCCCAAAAATCTCACTTTCTTTTCGGGCCGCGCGGCACCGGCAAAACCTTTCTGGCGCGAGAGCAACTCGGCGGAAAAGCGGCCTTTTGCGACCTGCTGCACTCCGATACTTATCTGACGCTCTCTACCAGCCCTTCGGATCTGGAAGACATGGTGCACGAGCAAATCACAAGGCCCAACGAGCCCGTATTCGTTGTTATTGACGAGATACAGAAACTTCCATCTTTGCTCGACGAAACGCACAGACTCATTGAGAGCAAGGGGTGGAAGTTTCTGCTGACTGGCAGTTCTGCCCGCAAACTTTACCGCCGTGGGGTCAACCTCCTCGCCGGCAGAGCCTGGAACCAGAACCTGCATCCCCTGACCTGGAAGGAAATACCGGACTTCCACCTGAGCCGCCATCTGCGCTACGGTGGCCTGCCTGCTGTTTACCTGAGTAGTGAACCGCGCAAAAAATTGCAACTGCAGGCATATGTGACAAATTACATCGAGCAGGAAATCCAGATGGAGGGCCTGGTCAGAAAAATTCCGCAGTTTTCCAGATTTCTGAAAGCCGCCGCCCTGACCAACGGCAAAGTTCTGAATTTTGACAAACTCGGGCGGGATTATGCGATGCCGCCGAGCACAATCCGTGAGTATTACTCGATATTGCAGGAAACCTTTATCGGCATGGTGCTTGAACCCTTGAGCAAATCCACAAAACGAAAAGCGGTAAGCACCTCTAAATTTCATTTCTTTGACACCGGGGTTCTGGCCGCTCTCAACGGCATGAAAACCCTGGAAAGAAATTCCGATATTTTCGGCAACTTCCTTGAAACCTGGCTTGTCAACGAAGTCCGGGCATATATCAGTTACCGGCGGTTGCACCTTCCGCTGCACTACTGGCGCACGACAGCGGGCTATGAAGTGGATCTGGTGGCGGATGACGAGGCCGCGATTGAGATTAAGTCCACGCGCAGAGTGGCCCGGGAAGACTTGAAGGGCCTCACGGCGCTGAAAGAAGAGGGAATCGTGGAGAAGTTTTTCCTCGTCAGCGAAGACAAGACCGCCATTT
The Gammaproteobacteria bacterium DNA segment above includes these coding regions:
- a CDS encoding AAA family ATPase; this translates as MKLKRSVDLPGLLAQKSHFLFGPRGTGKTFLAREQLGGKAAFCDLLHSDTYLTLSTSPSDLEDMVHEQITRPNEPVFVVIDEIQKLPSLLDETHRLIESKGWKFLLTGSSARKLYRRGVNLLAGRAWNQNLHPLTWKEIPDFHLSRHLRYGGLPAVYLSSEPRKKLQLQAYVTNYIEQEIQMEGLVRKIPQFSRFLKAAALTNGKVLNFDKLGRDYAMPPSTIREYYSILQETFIGMVLEPLSKSTKRKAVSTSKFHFFDTGVLAALNGMKTLERNSDIFGNFLETWLVNEVRAYISYRRLHLPLHYWRTTAGYEVDLVADDEAAIEIKSTRRVAREDLKGLTALKEEGIVEKFFLVSEDKTAILRNGVHCLHWSDFLEKLWGGEVIRA